The sequence GTCTGCATAGGTCGAATGGATCCTCTATATTACCGAAGGGTGTAGTAGAGGTATAGGCGCCATATGGTGTAGTTGGGGCCAGTTGCCCGCCTGTAGATGCATATACACCATTGTTGAGTAAAACTACTGTAAGTTCTATATTCCTCCTCGCTGCGTGAATCAGATGATTGCCCCCTATCCCCGAACCATCCCCATCACCCGTTACGACGATCACGGTAAGTTTCGGATTGGCAAGTTTGATCCCTGTGGCGAATGCGATAGCCCTTCCATGGAGTGTTGTAAGTGCATCACAACGCACAAACCTCACACCTCTCGCACAACATCCAATTCCACTTACAAGCACAACTTTGCTCATATCTATACCAAGTTCATCTACAGCCCTTGCGACCCAATGGTAGACTTGACCGATCGCACAGCCGGGGCAGAATTCATGTGGTAGATTTTCTACCTTGATCAAACTTCTTAATGGATGCTCCATTCATGCCACCTCCTTTATCTTTAGCAGAATCTCATCTGGCGTATGGGTATCGACTAGTTTGAGCAAAGGTATCACCTTTTGATCACCATCTACGGCCCTCTTTACTTCATATAAAATCTGCCCGTTGTTGACTTCCGCTACTATTATGCTTTTTGCAGATGCGCATAAATCCCTTATCAAAGAATCATGGAATGGCCATATGGTAACGAGCCTTAACATACCTGCTTTAATACCCATCTCCCTCGCATCCATCACCGCTTTAAGTGCAGCCCTTGCACTCATACCATAGGATATAACGATGACCTCTGCATCTTCTAAATACTTGGTTTCTAACATCACTATCTTATCGATATTCGATCTGATCTTGGCCGATAAACGCCTCCACACTTTATCAGCCAGATGGTATCTAACAAGGCTCAATATAGGATGGCCTTCTTCAGTGTGAAGATGGCCCGTGTAGTACACTCTATACCCGCTACCGAGTATCGCCATTGGGGGGCTCTTATCCATCGGTGCTTCAAACGGTTTATATTCCTCAGGGTTGCAAGTAGCTACCCTTCTATTCACCAATCTTATCTTATCGGCTTCAGGCACTATCAATGTCTCTCTTAAATGGCCTACAGAAGCATCGGATAGCATTATCACAGGTACTCTATACTCCTCGGATAGATTGAATGCCTGAATCGTAAGGTCGAATAGCTCTTGTACAGAGGATGGTGATAGCGCTATTATCTCATATATCCCTCCATGTGTACCCCATCTCGCTTGCATTACATCGCCCTGTTGGCCAAAGATACTCCCTGTACTTGGGCCCACACGTTGAACATCGATTATCACACACGGTGTTTCAGTAGCTATAGCATAACCTATACCTTCCTGCATCAGACTGAAGCCTGGCCCCGATGTCGCGGTCATCGCCTTTAATCCCGCTAAAGATGCGCCTATAGTAGCACATATAGAGGAAATCTCATCCTCCATCTGTATGAATACCCCTCCCACTTTTGGCAATAACCTTGCCATTTCTTCAGCGATTTCACTCTGTGGTGTTATCGGATATGCTGCGAAGAATCTACAACCCGCGTATATCGCACCTAATGCACATGCATGATTTCCCAAGATAAAGTAAGAGCCGGGTTTTATCACATCTTAACCTACAACTCCATGTTATATAAACTAAACGAAAATGGTTGGTGAACGTTGTAGAT is a genomic window of Nitrososphaerales archaeon containing:
- a CDS encoding thiamine pyrophosphate-dependent enzyme, encoding MEHPLRSLIKVENLPHEFCPGCAIGQVYHWVARAVDELGIDMSKVVLVSGIGCCARGVRFVRCDALTTLHGRAIAFATGIKLANPKLTVIVVTGDGDGSGIGGNHLIHAARRNIELTVVLLNNGVYASTGGQLAPTTPYGAYTSTTPFGNIEDPFDLCRLLEAAGAVYVARWTTYHVRPAIESIKKGIKKNGFSFIEIIGQCPTYLGRYILKLSEPVECIDWFKNKSVRKELAESMSEEELSDKIIVGEFVDKEKIGLVERYRRLTEESVRSDV
- a CDS encoding 2-oxoacid:acceptor oxidoreductase subunit alpha; the encoded protein is MIKPGSYFILGNHACALGAIYAGCRFFAAYPITPQSEIAEEMARLLPKVGGVFIQMEDEISSICATIGASLAGLKAMTATSGPGFSLMQEGIGYAIATETPCVIIDVQRVGPSTGSIFGQQGDVMQARWGTHGGIYEIIALSPSSVQELFDLTIQAFNLSEEYRVPVIMLSDASVGHLRETLIVPEADKIRLVNRRVATCNPEEYKPFEAPMDKSPPMAILGSGYRVYYTGHLHTEEGHPILSLVRYHLADKVWRRLSAKIRSNIDKIVMLETKYLEDAEVIVISYGMSARAALKAVMDAREMGIKAGMLRLVTIWPFHDSLIRDLCASAKSIIVAEVNNGQILYEVKRAVDGDQKVIPLLKLVDTHTPDEILLKIKEVA